AGAGAATACCATTCCTATGGGGAAAACGATGACCTTAGAGAATACCATTCCTATGGGGAAAACGATGACCTTAGAGAATACCATTCCTATGGGGAAAACGATGACCTTAGAGAATACCATTCCTATGGGGAAAACGATGACCTTAGAGAATACCATTCCTATGGGGAAAACGATGACCTTAGAGAATACCATTCCTATGAGGAAAACGATGACCTTAGAGAATACCATTCCTATGAGGAAAACGATGACCTTAGAGAATACCATTCCTATGAGGAAAACGATGACCTTAGAGAATACCATTCCTATGAGGAAAACGATGACCTTAGAGAATACCATTCCTATGAGGAAAACGATGACCTTAGAGGATACCATTCCTATGAGGAAAACGATGACCTTAGAGAATACCTTTCCTATGGGGAAAACGATGACCTTAGAGAATACCATTCCTATGAGGAAAACGATGACCTTAGAGAATACCATTCCTATGGGGAAAACGAGGACCTTAGAGAATACCATTCCTATGGGGAAAACGATGAACAAGATGGCAGTTGTTCACATCATATGTAGCTATATAAAAAAAGTTTAAGGACTGGTTGAACACCCACCCTgattgttgtgtaatgtttggCAGTATAAACAAAAGTCTGTGTTGCGGTCGTCCGCTGGGCTGTGGGGACCGTGGTGGCGCCTGCTTGATGGGGTTCGGGTTACGTCCATAGGGACCCCCAGCAGCTGGGGCTCAGAGTGGGCCTGCTGCACCCGCTTCTGCCACACCACATGGTGGGGCCCTCCACAGCAGGGCCAGTCCTCTAGGCCCCCCAGCGGCCTCATTCCTCCAGAGTCCAGGATGAGGGGCACAGGCATGGAGAGCAGAGCGGGGGGCAGGTCGGGAGGGGGGCAGCAGTAACCCTGGTCATAGTGGATGTGGATGCTACAGTCGTCCTGCAGGTCCAGGTTCTGTTGGAAACGCACTGAGGGGCCGTCGAGCACACAGTCGCCCAGCCGGCCTGCCCTCAGGTGGGGGTAGCCCCCGTGGCTGTGGTCCTGGTGACAGCAGGTGGGTGGGGGTGGTAAGGGGGCTGGGGTTACCATGACTGAAGGGGGGCCTGAGGGGTAGCTGAGCTCATGGCCCTGACCCTCTGTCCCGTGGCCATGGGCCCCCCTACTGTCTGTGTGGTCTGCCTTAGGGCAGTGACAGGGGCTGTCTTTCAGAGGGCACACTGGGGAATCTTTGTCCAGAGCCGGGGGAGATCTTGACTCACGGTCAAAAGCAGTAGCCCCCAGCTCCCTGTCCGACCCCCcgcctggcccctggccctgggcgtgctccctctccctttcctctcggTAGTGGTGGTGACGGTGGCGGTGGTAGTGGACGTGGCTAAACACAGCCTGCTGCTGTTCCTCAGAgcaccctcctcttcttcctcctcctcctcgtcctctgtctctgttcaccACTGAATCCAGGGACCTGGGTCTCTGGGCCCCTGCCTCCATGCTGTCCCTGCGGCCTGTCGGTCCCGGTCCCGGCCCGTAGTACACAAACGGATCATAGTCACTGCTCAGGGAGCTGCGGAACGTGGACCAGCTACCATACACACCCTGCAGGGACACGTCAGTACAGTTGAGGACCGAGTCACTGGAGGAGCCGTGACAGGGGCCAGAGCTGGAGTCACTGGCCGGCCCATCAGCCAGGTAGCCACTGTGCTCCGTCCGGTAGCTCCCCCCAGAGCAGCTGCCCCCCTCGTTCCCCCGGCTGTGGGCTCCCCCTGCGGACGCGCGGGGAGCAGAGGAGGGGGCGTGGTGGAGCCTGGAACTGGAGGCGCTGCGCTGGGAAGGGCAGCCGGAGCGGTAGGCGTGGCAGGAGCGGCGGGGCCCGGGGCCGTAGTGGGTCTCCATAGGGTGGCCTGCTGTCTTGCAGCTGCCCCCGGCTCTGTTGGGCCTTCCAGGGCCCTCTGAAGGGTGGAGGTATCCGCAACCAGGGCCCAGGGGCCGGCTAGGGAGGAAGCGGTGAGTCTGGGGGTCCAGAGGCGGGGAGCCGCTATAGTGGCCCAAGGAGGGGTATGGACCAGAGGGACCGCGGGGGTAGTGAGGCCTCATGGAGAAGGGGATGGGGTGGGTGTGGAGGAAACCCTGGCTGTGCTCGGGGGTCTGCTGTAGTCTGGTCCTCCGTGgctgtccagacagctctgaaCCTGTGGAGCATTacaacacacagtcagacagacaggctacacagacagacagacagacagacagacagacagacagacagacagacagacagacagacagacagacagacagacagacagaccagaccagaccagaccagaccagaccagaccagaccagacaagcaacacacacacagcgtgtAAAACTGTATTTTCATTGTATAATTCCCTTATCCAGCATAATAATAATACTGTAGAGCTGTGGGTAAAGGTTCTTGTGCCTCCTCCTCTTAGGCCCACTGTAGAGCTGTGGGTAAAGGTTCTTGTGCTTCCTCCTCTTAGGCCCACTGTAGAGCTCccctattttatttattttctattgaacctttattaaaccaggaagggctcattgagatttaaaatctatttttcaagagcgtcctggccaagataggcagcaccaagtcattacaaacatcacatacaaacaacatggaaaaactacaagtaaatctagtaaaaaccattgacCAAAAAGCCTCGTGGCTATGTCATGTCCTTACCCATGATGTTGACCACAAACCCTCGTGGCTATGTCATGTCCTTACCCATGATGTTGACCACAAACCCTCGTGGCTATGTCATGTCCTTACCCATGATGTTGACCACAAACCCTCGTGGCTATGTCATGCCCTTACCCATGATGTTGACCACAAACCCTCGTGGCTATGTCATGTCCTTACCCATGATGTTGACCACAAACCCTCGTGGCTATGTCATGTCCTTAC
The Oncorhynchus keta strain PuntledgeMale-10-30-2019 chromosome 11, Oket_V2, whole genome shotgun sequence genome window above contains:
- the LOC118378891 gene encoding E3 ubiquitin-protein ligase RNF43-like, with translation MDPQTSMGCRPESYGAIGTQPCLRASLDKARPIRLGLLDRPIRLGLLDRPIRLGLLDRTLRLGLLDRPIRLGLLDRPIRLGLLDRTLRLGLLDRPIRLGLLDRTLRLGLLDRTIRLGLLDRTLRLGLLDRTLRLGLLDISSLYSLVIWQTHSYSRLVQSHPLSLCNTSEDERQESDFISIVKLESPERKVPQCLPLLHKARLALERGAQAVIFDVTDDVNAKFQLHDSDSLLRPVVLMQAEDAETLMELVNRNEEASVRIDIKREDPKWAHYDVVVLLTIVLAILAIVSIFAFRYRCKSSRTWDSVHQQTMRAISRLETRMYSSQGCGGSQRHRGGWGSNSSSNSSPVCAICLDEFLEGQDLRIISCAHEFHKECVDPWLLQHRTCPLCMHNIMGSELSGQPRRTRLQQTPEHSQGFLHTHPIPFSMRPHYPRGPSGPYPSLGHYSGSPPLDPQTHRFLPSRPLGPGCGYLHPSEGPGRPNRAGGSCKTAGHPMETHYGPGPRRSCHAYRSGCPSQRSASSSRLHHAPSSAPRASAGGAHSRGNEGGSCSGGSYRTEHSGYLADGPASDSSSGPCHGSSSDSVLNCTDVSLQGVYGSWSTFRSSLSSDYDPFVYYGPGPGPTGRRDSMEAGAQRPRSLDSVVNRDRGRGGGGRRGGCSEEQQQAVFSHVHYHRHRHHHYREEREREHAQGQGPGGGSDRELGATAFDRESRSPPALDKDSPVCPLKDSPCHCPKADHTDSRGAHGHGTEGQGHELSYPSGPPSVMVTPAPLPPPPTCCHQDHSHGGYPHLRAGRLGDCVLDGPSVRFQQNLDLQDDCSIHIHYDQGYCCPPPDLPPALLSMPVPLILDSGGMRPLGGLEDWPCCGGPHHVVWQKRVQQAHSEPQLLGVPMDVTRTPSSRRHHGPHSPADDRNTDFCLYCQTLHNNQGSEEESGV